The Stegostoma tigrinum isolate sSteTig4 chromosome 38, sSteTig4.hap1, whole genome shotgun sequence genome contains a region encoding:
- the LOC132206439 gene encoding ferritin, middle subunit-like → MASQISQNYHQDCEAAVNKQINVELTASYLYQSLMSYFDQDDVALAHFSRFFKDQSQEKREHAEKLLKFQNQRGGRVLLQDVKKPERDEWGNSLQAMQVALDLEKNVNQSLLDLHQLATAQTDPHLCDFLETHYLDEEVEIIKQLGDYITNLKRLGAPENGMGEYLFDRLSLEDSS, encoded by the exons atggcctcccagatcagtcagaactatcaccaggattgtgaagctgctgtcaacaagcagattaatgtggagctcactgcctcctatctctatcagtctttg atgtcctactttgaccaGGACGATGTTGCCCTCGCCCATTTCTCCCggttcttcaaagatcagtcccaggagaagcgggaacatgcagaaaagctgctgaaattccagaatcagcgtggaggccgagtcctcctccaggatgtgaag aagccagagagggatgagtggggtaacagtctgcaggcaatgcaggttgccctggatctggagaagaatgtgaaccagagtttgctggatctcCACCAACTCGCCACAGcacagactgaccctcat ctgtgtgacttcctggagactcactatttggatgaggaggtggagatcatcaagcaactcggggactacatcaccaacctgaagcgcctgggagcccctgagaatgggatgggagagtacctgtttgacaggctctccctggaggacagcagttag